Part of the Ruania alba genome is shown below.
GCGGTACGCCGACACCGTCACCGACTACACGCCGGTGAACGAACCGATGATCCACGCCCGTTTCTGCGGTGAGCTCGGCTACTGGCCGCCCTACCTCACTGGTGAAGCAGGGCTCACCCGGATGATCGCCGCGCTCGCGGACGGATTCGCGCGCAGCCAGCACGGAATCGCCGAGGTGCTGGGTGAGCGGGCGACGTTCGTGCACGTGGACGCCACCACCCGCTTTGTCGGCGACATCGATGGTGAGCACGCGGACAAGGTGCGCCTGCTTCGGGAACAGGTCTACGCCGTCGAGGATCTCGTGACCGGACGGGTGCACGGCGACCACCCGCTGCTGGAGCACCTGCTCCGGCACGGGATGTCCGAGGACCTGCTGGACCGCCTCGCGGCGACCCCGGTGTTGCCGGATGTGATGGGCGTGAACTACTACCCCCAGCACTCCACCACCCTCGTGCAGGACGGGCCCTGGCCCCGCGGCGGTTTCGTGGACCCCGCGCCCACCAGGAACGACGGCGTCACGGGCCTGGAGGAGGTCATCCTCGCCCACACCGAGCGTTACGGCGCCCCCGTGGCGGTCACCGAGACGTGCGTGACGGCGTCCGCAGCCGAGCGAGTGGCCTGGCTGGAGGACTCCGTGGCGCTGGCGCACCGCCTCCGCGCCGACGGCGTCCCGCTCGTGGGATACACATGGTGGCCCCTGTTCGACATGTACGAGTGGACCTACCGGCACGCCGACACCCCACGGGAGGCGTCGCTGCTCACGATGGGCCTGTGGGACCTGGTCGAATCAGAGCAGGGCTTGCTGCGCCGTCGGAACCCCGTGGCGGATGCGTTCCAGCGGCTCGCCACGGCCGACCGTGCCTCGATCGGATGACCCACCGGCCAGCGCGCTGACCGATACGGTGGGGCTGTGGAGACATCTCCGACCCGCGAGGTGGCGAGCGAACGCACGGCGCTCCTGCGGTCCACAGCGAGCGCGCCGCGCGTAGTGTTCACGACCATTCTCACCCGGAGCCCGATCAGCCGTATCGATGTGGCCCGGCACACCGGACTGTCCCAAGCTGCTGTCACCAAGGCCGTCTCCCCGCTGATGGTGGCCGGGCTGGTCGCCGACTACCCGCAGGCCCGTCAGCAGGGGAGGGCAGGGCGTCCGGCGAGCCCGGTGACGGTGGTGCCCGAGGCGCTGGTGGTGATCGGTGTGAAGGTGAACACCGACGAGGTGATCGCCGTGGCCACGGACCTACGTACGGAGGTGCTGCACCGTGCGAGGCTGTCACTGACCTCGCCCGCCCCGGAGGCCGTGGTGGAGGCGATCGCCGCTGTGTGCGACTCACTCAAGGGTGCTCTCGGATCGGCCACGGAGGTGCTCGCTGGGGTCGGCGTGGCCGTCTCCGGCGACGTCGATACCGACACCGGTGTGGTGCGCGAATCGGCGCTGATGCGCTGGACCGGGGTGGACCTCGGGGCTCGGCTGCACCGACGGCTCGATCTGCCCGTGGTGATCGAGAACGACGTTCGTGCGCTCACCTTCGCTGAGCACTGGTTCGGGGTGGGAGTGGGCACCCAGTCCTTCGCGATCGTCACGATCGGACGCGGGATCGGCAGCGGGCTGCACGTGAATGCGGAAGTGATCGAGGGAGCCTACGGCGTGGCGGGGGAGATCGGCCACCTGCCGCTCGGGCCCCCGCAGCGGCTATGCTCCTGCGGCCGTCGCGGATGTGTCGAGGCAGTCGCCGGTACTGCCGCGATCGTGGCGGCGGTGTCGGCCGCGCACGGGCGCGCGATCACGATTGAGGAGGCCGTCACGCTCGCCCACGACGGCGATCCGGCCGCGAATGCCGCCTTCGGTGAGGCGGCCACGGTGATCGGGACCGCCATCGCCAGCCTGGTGAACCTGATCGGTCCCGAACTGGTGATCATCGGCGGGGAGGCGGTGCGCAACTTCGACCTTTTCGATGCTCAGCTGCGCGCGGCGTTCGCCGCGCATGCGTTCGGCGCTGCCGCGGAGTGCCGGATCGTGGTACGTCCGCACTCCTTCGAGGATTGGGCCCGTGGTGCTGCTGCCGGGGTGATCCGCTCTCTCGTGGCGTGAGGAAAGCCCGGTCCGGGAGCCCGTCGGTCCCGGACCGGGCTTTCGTCTCCTGCCCGCCCGTCAGGAGGCGGTCAGCGGGTTCGGCCCGTCACGTAGGAGACGGTGTCGAACCGCAGCACCTCGCCGGAGGTCAGCACCAGCCGGAGGGTGTGCTCCCGGTCGCGCAAGCCGTCCACGCTGAACAGTTGCTGCTGGGTGAGCCGCTGCGTGGCAGCAGTGTCCACGGTCTCCACCAGTTCACCGTCCAGGTACACCTCGACCTCGCCCTGGTCGGGGGCGAGCGGCCCGGTCCAGGTGGCCCCCGTTCCGAAGAAGGTCATCTCGGCGGCGTCCCCGACGGTGTTGGTGGCGTGCACGTCGTTCAGGTGGTCGCCGCGCAGGCGGAGGTCGAGCACCTGCTCGCCCTCGGCGAGCGTGGCCAGGTAGTCGGCGGAGATCGTCACCGTCTCGCCGTCGACTGTGTAGTCGGTGCCCTCGGTGAGGGCGTCGCCGGCCGCGGAGATCCCCGCGAGCTCGCCACCGTCCCGCAGCAACGTGAGCGAGACGTCCGCGGGCGCCGACTTGTCGAACGCGGCGGTCGTGGGTTCGAATGCCGCGTCCTGGAACACGTCCAGGCGATCGACGAGCATGAACTGCCCGGAGGTGTGCACCGCGCGCAGCGTATGTTCGCCCGCCGGGAGGTCCCGGGCGCTGTAGACCACCTGCTGCACGGATCGCTCACCGGCCGAGGTATCCACGGTGTCCACGTGCTCACCGTCGAGATAGATCTCTACCTCTCCCTGCGACTGGTCCAGCTCGGTGAGATAGTCGATCCCGGTGCCTACGAAGGTGAACTCGAAGGCGTCGCCGTGGTTCTCAGTCCACCGCACGTCGTCCTGATGGTCTCCGTATCCGCGTCCGCTGCTGTTGCTCCACGACCCCTCGTACACGATCGCGGGGTCATCGTTGTTGATGATCGTCGGCCCGGACTCAGGCGCCGTCGGCGCCTCACCGGTGGCGGAATCGCCGACGGCGATCGCCAGCGGGTGCGATGTGCCGACGACCTGCTCCCCCTCGTTACGCTCCCAGGTGCCGTCATAGCTCACCCGTAGGTCGTCGTCGTTGACGGTCAGCACGGACCCCCGGTCCGGGGTGACACGGAACAACCGCGAGCCATGGATCGGAACGCCTTCCGCGACCAGGCCGTCGTCGCCGGATCGCACCTGCCGACCGGACCACAGGTCGCGCACACGGGCCGTTCCATCCAGGCCGATGTCTGACCAGTTCACCTCCACGTCGGCCTCGGTCCGCCCGAGGTTGAACACGGCGACCGTGTAGGAACCATCCTCGTTGAGCGCGTACCAGACCTGCTCCTCGGTCTCGATCGAGACGGGGCGAGCGGGCACACCGTTCTGGTTGACGGCGATCACGTCCCGGTTCGTGAGCAGCTCGAGGCCGAAGTCATCCAGGTTCGTCATGTCGTTGCCGAGATAGATGGGCACCGCGGAGACCGCCCAGAACGTCATCGCTGTCCGACGCTCGTCCCGGGTGAGGCCGTCCATCGCCCCGTTGCCAACGCTGAGGGAGTCGAAGTCGTTCCAGCCGCCGGGCCCCGCGTGGCGCCACCATTCCTCGGCTCGCGGGAACAGCCGTGCGATGTTCTCCCACTTCGTCAGCGCGTCGTCACCGCAGTAGCACTCCACGTCCCAGTCCACGCGCCAGCCCTGCGCATGCTCGGCCCAGTAGTCGGCGTACCGTACGTCGACCGCCCAGGAGAGCTCCAGCCAGATGTCGTGCCGAGCCAGTGCTTGTGACCACGCCGCCACATCGCCTCGGGAGTC
Proteins encoded:
- a CDS encoding family 1 glycosylhydrolase; the encoded protein is MTWYQDGRLHFGVGVEDTFVPQTRPGERALDEYELTEHYTHWHNDLGLAAEVGAEFMRWGIPWYRINPAPGQWDWTWLDGVMARFAELGIRPIVDLLHYGTPEWLEGEFAHPDYPQRAAEYAVAVAERYADTVTDYTPVNEPMIHARFCGELGYWPPYLTGEAGLTRMIAALADGFARSQHGIAEVLGERATFVHVDATTRFVGDIDGEHADKVRLLREQVYAVEDLVTGRVHGDHPLLEHLLRHGMSEDLLDRLAATPVLPDVMGVNYYPQHSTTLVQDGPWPRGGFVDPAPTRNDGVTGLEEVILAHTERYGAPVAVTETCVTASAAERVAWLEDSVALAHRLRADGVPLVGYTWWPLFDMYEWTYRHADTPREASLLTMGLWDLVESEQGLLRRRNPVADAFQRLATADRASIG
- a CDS encoding ROK family protein, whose translation is METSPTREVASERTALLRSTASAPRVVFTTILTRSPISRIDVARHTGLSQAAVTKAVSPLMVAGLVADYPQARQQGRAGRPASPVTVVPEALVVIGVKVNTDEVIAVATDLRTEVLHRARLSLTSPAPEAVVEAIAAVCDSLKGALGSATEVLAGVGVAVSGDVDTDTGVVRESALMRWTGVDLGARLHRRLDLPVVIENDVRALTFAEHWFGVGVGTQSFAIVTIGRGIGSGLHVNAEVIEGAYGVAGEIGHLPLGPPQRLCSCGRRGCVEAVAGTAAIVAAVSAAHGRAITIEEAVTLAHDGDPAANAAFGEAATVIGTAIASLVNLIGPELVIIGGEAVRNFDLFDAQLRAAFAAHAFGAAAECRIVVRPHSFEDWARGAAAGVIRSLVA
- a CDS encoding X2-like carbohydrate binding domain-containing protein — translated: MRTDRTRSRRTAVPALAAAALAAMVASSLGPAPASADADLETLAEQPYMGWSSYSMQVHAGGGWITADQIMAQSDAMHEQLQDYGYEYINVDAGWNGGIDDHGRPVPSDELYPDGLQAVIDHVHENGQKFGLYFIPGIGAEVYEADLPIAGAPGCSTGDIAVEPFEQGDYWDYTYRIDFSNPCAQAYVDSIADMIASWGVDFVKFDSVTPGSGITDGSMDSRGDVAAWSQALARHDIWLELSWAVDVRYADYWAEHAQGWRVDWDVECYCGDDALTKWENIARLFPRAEEWWRHAGPGGWNDFDSLSVGNGAMDGLTRDERRTAMTFWAVSAVPIYLGNDMTNLDDFGLELLTNRDVIAVNQNGVPARPVSIETEEQVWYALNEDGSYTVAVFNLGRTEADVEVNWSDIGLDGTARVRDLWSGRQVRSGDDGLVAEGVPIHGSRLFRVTPDRGSVLTVNDDDLRVSYDGTWERNEGEQVVGTSHPLAIAVGDSATGEAPTAPESGPTIINNDDPAIVYEGSWSNSSGRGYGDHQDDVRWTENHGDAFEFTFVGTGIDYLTELDQSQGEVEIYLDGEHVDTVDTSAGERSVQQVVYSARDLPAGEHTLRAVHTSGQFMLVDRLDVFQDAAFEPTTAAFDKSAPADVSLTLLRDGGELAGISAAGDALTEGTDYTVDGETVTISADYLATLAEGEQVLDLRLRGDHLNDVHATNTVGDAAEMTFFGTGATWTGPLAPDQGEVEVYLDGELVETVDTAATQRLTQQQLFSVDGLRDREHTLRLVLTSGEVLRFDTVSYVTGRTR